The following coding sequences lie in one Zingiber officinale cultivar Zhangliang chromosome 2B, Zo_v1.1, whole genome shotgun sequence genomic window:
- the LOC122047796 gene encoding probable LRR receptor-like serine/threonine-protein kinase At1g05700, which yields MAIAYLKEQKKKKMDPRFWWPILLSFAMASAGARSQSTDALGFLSIDCGIEPGSSYVDPLSNISYVSDAGFIDTGVNRNISVAYVGDVKPRRYLTLRAFPNGTRNCYTIGSPAVVRGSKYLLRAWFFYGNYDGLSGQPQSFDLHLGVNYWDRVNVTTAESAYKPETIVVATSGYLSVCLVNTGMGTPFISGIDLRPLMDRLYPMANELQSLVLSSRYNMGEESDVIRYPKDPIDRVWTPFSSSGWNWNDVSTNSTVRNLPQGSFQVPSVVMQTAVTPINSSSIVLPWDPFPGDVNQFFPILHISEIFDLSGTNLSRQFNIYVNGFQLLGDIMAPDYLKSDSVYSHLPISFPTYNISLVALSTSTLPPILNAFELYVTMSNTSVPSDAGDVDAMTAIKEGYRIQRNWMGDPCSPNAFVWDGLNCTYSFSNSPRVTSLNLSSCGLTGEISKSIASLSALQYLDLSYNNLTGPIPGALVNLSSLKLLDLRGNQLNGSVPSNLLEMAQNGLLTLRLDGNPHLCNNDTSCNVMPAPKKKKISTPVVVILCIFPVLILLALIAIVWRVRKTQGLKRGGSVDPQNGFQKQTDNALQLENRQFTYMELQNITNNFQKILGKGGFGSVFHGHLEDGTQVAVKLLSQSSSQGTKEFLAEAQHLTRVHHRNLVSLVGYCNEVNHLALVYEFMSQGTLQDHLRGRANSARALSWRQRLQMAIDSARGLEYLHKGCKPPLVHRDVKSGNILLSETLEAKLADFGLSKAFLSETNSHISTVVMGTPGYLDPEYYNTSQLSEQSDVYSFGVVLLELITGLPPIVTGTENVLLTQWVLQRLARGNIEDVVDPRLEGEYDTNCVWKCADIALKCTAQRSQQRPNMIEVVMQLKESLELENSQDNTVNTFTRSENSYSEVNNVSLNSAPEIGVSRMIEISGPTAR from the exons ATGGCGATCGCATACCTAAAggagcagaagaagaagaagatggatccCAGATTTTGGTGGCCGATTCTCCTCTCCTTCGCCATGGCCTCCGCCGGAGCTCGATCTCAGTCCACCGACGCCCTCGGCTTCCTCTCCATCGACTGTGGCATCGAGCCCGGTTCGTCCTACGTCGACCCCCTCTCCAACATCTCCTACGTCTCCGACGCCGGCTTCATCGACACCGGCGTCAACCGCAACATCTCCGTCGCCTACGTGGGCGACGTCAAGCCCCGGCGGTACCTCACCCTCCGAGCCTTCCCCAATGGAACCCGCAACTGCTACACCATCGGGTCGCCGGCGGTGGTGCGAGGGTCCAAGTACCTCCTCCGGGCGTGGTTCTTCTACGGCAACTACGACGGGCTAAGCGGACAGCCGCAGTCCTTCGACCTCCACCTCGGCGTCAACTACTGGGACAGGGTGAACGTGACCACCGCGGAGTCAGCCTACAAGCCAGAGACCATTGTGGTGGCCACCTCCGG GTATTTGTCGGTGTGCCTGGTGAACACCGGCATGGGGACGCCGTTCATCTCGGGGATCGACTTGCGGCCGCTGATGGACAGACTGTACCCGATGGCGAACGAGCTGCAGAGTTTGGTTCTGTCCTCCCGGTACAACATGGGAGAGGAGTCTGACGTAAtcag GTATCCGAAAGACCCGATCGATCGGGTGTGGACGCCATTTAGCTCCTCGGGGTGGAACTGGAACGACGTCTCCACCAACTCCACCGTCCGAAACCTTCCCCAGGGCTCCTTCCAAGTTCCCTCCGTCGTCATGCAGACCGCCGTCACCCCCATCAACTCCTCCAGCATCGTCCTTCCATGGGATCCCTTCCCGGGCGACGTCAACCAGTTCTTCCCCATCCTCCACATATCCGAGATCTTTGACCTCTCCGGTACCAATCTATCGCGGCAGTTCAACATCTACGTGAATGGATTCCAGTTGCTGGGGGATATAATGGCCCCCGATTACCTCAAATCGGACTCCGTCTACAGCCACCTGCCCATTTCGTTCCCAACCTATAACATCTCCCTCGTGGCTCTTAGCACCTCAACTCTCCCGCCCATCCTCAATGCCTTCGAGCTATACGTGACCATGAGCAACACCTCCGTACCCTCGGATGCTGGAGATG TTGATGCCATGACAGCGATCAAGGAAGGGTATCGGATCCAGAGGAATTGGATGGGAGATCCATGTTCCCCTAATGCTTTTGTTTGGGATGGACTAAATTGTACTTATAGCTTCTCAAATTCTCCAAGAGTCACTTCTTT GAACCTGTCATCATGTGGGTTGACTGGGGAAATATCCAAATCTATTGCCAGTCTTAGTGCACTGCAATACTT GGACTTGTCTTACAACAATTTAACGGGGCCAATACCTGGTGCTCTAGTAAACTTAAGTTCTCTTAAACTACT TGATTTGAGAGGCAACCAGTTAAATGGATCAGTTCCTTCGAACCTCCTTGAAATGGCACAAAACGGGTTACTTACCTTAAG ACTGGATGGGAATCCACATCTTTGTAACAATGATACATCGTGCAATGTGATGCCTGcaccaaaaaagaagaaaatatcaACACCGGTGGTCGTGATTCTTTGTATATTTCCGGTGTTAATACTTCTTGCGCTGATAGCCATAGTTTGGAGAGTGAGGAAAACACAAG GTTTGAAAAGAGGCGGCTCAGTGGATCCACAGAATGGTTTCCAAAAGCAAACAGATAATGCATTGCAGCTTGAAAATCGCCAATTCACATACATGGAATTACAGAACATCActaataactttcaaaagatcCTAGGCAAAGGAGGATTTGGGTCTGTTTTCCATGGACATTTGGAAGACGGTACTCAAGTTGCGGTCAAATTGCTATCACAATCATCATCACAAGGAACtaaagagtttcttgctgag GCCCAACACTTGACTAGGGTTCATCATCGGAATTTAGTTTCTTTGGTTGGCTATTGCAATGAAGTAAATCATTTGGCCCTTGTCTATGAGTTTATGTCTCAAGGAACACTACAAGATCATCTGCGAG GCAGGGCAAACAGTGCTAGGGCTTTAAGTTGGAGGCAACGTCTTCAGATGGCAATTGACTCTGCACGAG GGCTAGAGTATTTGCACAAAGGATGCAAACCACCATTAGTTCATAGAGATGTGAAGTCAGGAAATATCCTTTTGAGTGAAACTCTAGAAGCTAAGTTAGCAGATTTTGGGCTTTCGAAAGCTTTTCTAAGTGAGACGAACAGTCACATATCCACTGTGGTGATGGGAACTCCTGGATACCTTGATCCTGA GTATTACAATACCTCCCAGCTTAGCGAGCAAAGTGATGTATATAGTTTCGGAGTGGTTCTTTTGGAACTGATCACTGGGCTACCTCCAATAGTTACAGGTACAGAAAATGTACTCCTAACTCAATGGGTGCTCCAAAGGCTTGCCAGAGGAAACATTGAGGATGTTGTAGATCCTAGATTGGAAGGAGAGTATGACACAAATTGTGTCTGGAAGTGTGCTGATATCGCGTTGAAATGCActgcacaaaggtcccaacaacgGCCAAACATGATAGAAGTTGTGATGCAGCTAAAAGAGAGTTTAGAACTAGAGAACTCTCAAGATAATACTGTGAACACATTCACACGCAGTGAGAATTCATACTCAGAAGTAAACAATGTGAGCCTGAACAGTGCTCCTGAGATAGGTGTGTCTAGAATGATTGAGATTTCTGGACCAACGGCGAGATAA
- the LOC122047794 gene encoding probable LRR receptor-like serine/threonine-protein kinase At4g29180 translates to MDSRVWWPFLLIFVTASAGARAQSTDSLSFLSIDCGLEPGSSYVDPLNISYVSDSGFIDTGVNRNISDAYLSDVRSQKLRTLRAFPNGTRNCYTIGSPAVAQGSKYLLRAWFFYGNYDGLSSQLQSFELHLGVNYWDRVNVTTAESLYWTETITVATAGYLSVCLVNLGTGTPFISGIDLRQLKDNLYPAVNESQSLVLFNRWNLGEEFDYVRYPYDPIDRVWDLWNSSEWNWNDVSTNSTVRNLPEDSSKFPPSSCRPPSPPSTPPASSSHGIPSPATSTSSSPSSTYPRFLTSPVRINRGSSTST, encoded by the exons ATGGATTCCAGAGTTTGGTGGCCGTTCCTACTCATATTTGTCACGGCCTCCGCCGGAGCTCGAGCTCAGTCCACCGACTCCCTCAGCTTTCTCTCCATCGACTGCGGCCTCGAGCCCGGTTCATCCTACGTCGATCCCCTCAACATCTCCTACGTCTCTGACTCCGGCTTCATCGACACTGGTGTCAACCGCAACATCTCTGACGCCTACTTATCCGACGTCAGGTCCCAGAAGCTCCGCACCCTCCGAGCCTTCCCCAACGGCACCCGCAACTGCTACACCATCGGGTCACCGGCGGTGGCGCAGGGGTCCAAGTACCTCCTCCGGGCGTGGTTCTTCTACGGCAACTACGACGGACTCAGCAGCCAGCTACAGTCCTTCGAACTCCACCTCGGCGTCAACTACTGGGACAGGGTGAATGTTACTACCGCGGAGTCATTATACTGGACAGAGACCATCACGGTGGCCACCGCCGG GTACTTGTCGGTGTGCCTGGTGAACCTTGGCACCGGGACGCCGTTTATCTCCGGGATCGACTTGCGGCAGTTGAAGGACAATCTCTACCCGGCGGTGAATGAGTCACAGAGTTTGGTGCTGTTCAACCGGTGGAACTTGGGAGAGGAGTTTGACTACGTCAG GTATCCGTACGACCCGATCGATCGGGTGTGGGACCTATGGAACTCCTCGGAGTGGAACTGGAACGACGTCTCCACCAACTCCACCGTCCGTAACCTTCCCGAGGACTCTTCCAAGTTCCCTCCGTCGTCATGCAGACCGCCGTCACCCCCATCAACTCCTCCCGCATCGTCCTCGCATGGGATCCCATCCCCGGCTACGTCAACCAGTTCTTCCCCATCCTCCACATATCCGAGATTTTTGACCTCTCCGGTACGAATCAATCGCGGCAGTTCAACATCTACGTGA
- the LOC122048857 gene encoding uncharacterized protein LOC122048857 — MVEQQQKAQAERIAQQAALVSGGRAVMEDRPKQYSTWAHNKGQTGTPRDAPPAPIPFHWALFQTPSELALANQGSSDEAPVRDARKGKAPRAEPSPERVNRQFSEAILQDPLPKHYAPISIREYSGATDPDDHLGCSQEKANGLTISFGPSDLEGVEVSHDDALIIRAEDQEKVSFITTDDIYCYNMMPFGLKNAGAMYQRLMNKVFRMQIRRNLEVYIDGILIKSLRAADLCADIEETFRTLRAYEVKLNLQKCMFGAKGGRFLGYIVIERGIEANPSKVKALQDMPPPRNLKEVQRLTAKPIIGEPLRVYLSSTEHAVGSALVRSDGEEQPVYFLSHILKDVESRYTDLEKLVFALVLAARRLRPYFLAHTIIVMTNSPLGRVLLNPEASERLIKWTTELSEFDIQYQPRTAIKAQSLADFVTEVKNPEHEATWKVYVDGSSTRQGSGVGVLLVSPHGERMHLSIRLNYRATNNEAEYELVAQQLSGAFEISNVRLKLYVEAFAKLKVGFLEVVIQKIPHVENQTADELAKLASSISPIVIEQPVEQVSLVAHINRMEGLTFPNDWRMAITEFLKSGATPSDQSEAYMLRRRAGRFVLIGDQLYKNAFSRPLLKCVGLEDVDYILQEVHQGS, encoded by the exons ATGGTCGAGCAACAACAGAAGGCCCAAGCCGAGAGGATAGCACAGCAGGCCGCCTTGGTTTCTGGAGGCCGAGCGGTAATGGAGGACCGACCGAAACAATACTCTACCTGGGCTCACAACAAGGGGCAGACCGGCACACCAAGAGACGCGCCTCCCGCCCCTATTCCATTCCATTGGGCACTGTTCCAGACTCCGTCGGAGCTGgccctagccaaccagggatcatCCGATGAAGCACCCGTGCGGgacgccagaaaggggaaagcgCCGCGTGCAGAGCCAtcccccgagcgggtcaatcgtcAGTTCTCTGAGGCGATCTTGCAAGACCCTCTCCCAAAGCATTACGCTCCAATATCGATCAGAGAGTATAGTGGTGCAACCGAtccggacgaccatctcg GATGCAGCCAAGAGAAGGCGAACGGACTGACGATCAGCTTTGGTCCTAGCGACCTCGAGGGAGTGGAAGTGTCGCACGATGACgctctcatcatccgagcg gaagaccaagagaaagtcagtTTTATCACGACGGACGACATCTACTGCTACAACATGATGCcattcggactaaagaatgccGGAGCTATGTACCaacggctcatgaacaaggtgttccgaatGCAGATCAGGCGGAACTTAGAGGTATACATAGATGGCATACTCATTAAATCACTTCGAGCGGCCGATCTGTGcgcagatatagaagaaaccttccgGACGCTGAGAGCGTACGAAGTCAAGTTGAACCTCCAGAAGTGTATGTTCGGAGCCAAAGGTGGACGCTTCCTGGGATACATCGTTATCGAGCGTGGCAtcgaggcgaaccctagcaaggtgaaggcattgcaagatatgccgccaccCAGAAATCTTAAGGAAGTTCAGCGccttaccg CCAAGCCAATTATCGGCGAGCCACTCCGCGTCTATTTatcatcaaccgagcatgctgttggCTCGGCATTGGTACGGTCGGACGGtgaagaacagccggtgtattttctaagtcacatTCTGAAGGATGTCGAATCCCGCTACACTGATCTTGAGAAGCTTGTATTCGCGTTagtccttgccgctcggaggctcCGACCTTACTTCTTGGCACATACAATAATCGTTATGACGAACAGTCCTCTagggagagtcctcctcaacccagaggcGTCCGAACGActtatcaaatggacaaccgagcttagTGAATTCGATATACAGTACCAGCCTCGAACGGCAATTAAGGCGCAGTCATTGGCAGACTTCGTCACGGAGGTAAAAAATCCCGAGCACGAAGCCACCTGGAAGGTGTACgtagatggatcgtccactcggcaaggaaGTGGGGTTGGCGTGTTGCTGGTTTCCCCCCACGGAGAACGAATGCACCTCTCCATACGGCTGAACTATCGggcaaccaacaatgaagcagagtatgaa ttggtTGCTCAACAACTTTCGGGagcatttgagataagcaacGTCAGGCTCAAACTTTATGTGGAAGCCTTCGCCAAACTGAAGGTCGGTTTCCTAGAGGTGGTGATACAAAAGATCCCCCACGTGGAGAATCAGACCgcagatgaactggctaagcTAGCCAGCTCGATATCACCGATCGTCATCGAGCAGCCAGTCGAGCAGGTGTCTCTGGTCGCCCACATCAACCGGATGGAGGGACTCACATTTCCAAATGACTGGCGGATGGCTATAACAGAGTTTCTGAAGTCAGGAGCAACGCCGTCCGATCAGTCGGAGGCGTATATGCTCAGAAGGAGAGCTGGTCGGTTCGTCCTCATCGGCGACCAACTCTACAAAAATGCGTTCTCTAGGCCTCTGCTTAAATGCGTTGGCCTGGAGGATGTGGACTATATTCtgcaagaggtacaccaaggctcataa